A stretch of DNA from Arthrobacter globiformis:
CGCGCGGACTCGTGATCCAGATGGCCGGAGTCGCCGTGCAACTGCGCTAAGCTAGGTTCTGCCCCGGGCAGTTTCCGGTGCGACTGCGGCTGTAGCTCAATGGTAGAGCGCTAGCTTCCCAAGCTTGATACGCGGGTTCGATTCCCGTCAGCCGCTCCAAACCATCCCTTGAATGCGCCGCCTGCGGCGTCATGGCGCCCGGCGCACCACCCTCAGCGGTCCCCGCCGGTTCCGCAGGTCCACCTTCAGCGTCAGCTCACCTTTGCGGGCAAGCACGACGGCGACAGTCGCCGCGGCGAGCGCCGGCACCCCTCCGGCCACCAGCAGCCCGGCGTGCGGATCAAGGTGTTCGGCAATGAAACCGATCATCGGTCCGCCGAGGGCCTGGCCACCGATCAGCACCATGATGTACAGGCTCATCACGCGGCCCCGGATGCTCATGTTGGAGCTGGTCTGCACCAGCTGGTTGGATGCGGTGAGGAACATCAGGCACCAGAACCCGGAGAGCACCAGCGCGGCGCCGAAGAGCGGCAGGGTGGGGACAGCGGCGGAGAGGCACAGCATCAGCCCGTACATCCCGGCTGCCAGGACCACCGACCGCAGCCGGAGCTGCCGGCGCCGGGTGGACGCGACCGCCCCGGTCAGCGCCCCGAGCGCCACGAGCGCATTCAGCATGCCGTAACCGCCCGCACCGATGCCGTACACGCGGTCCGCGAAGGCGGCGAGCAGCACCGGCAGGCTCATGGCGAACACGGCAATGAAGCCCACCATGAGCCACGGCCAGTAGATGGTGGGCTTACTCAGCGCGTACCGCAGTCCTTCCCGCAGCATTCCCTTGGACTTGGGCGCCGGCGCGCTGACGAACAGCTCGTCCCGGCGCAGCAGCAGGAGCATCGCCACGGTGGAGCAGCAGGCCGCGGCATTGGCGGCGAAGGCCCAGCCCGCACCGACGGCCGTGAGCAGCACCCCGGCAATGGCCGGACCGATCAGCCCGCCCAGCTGGAACGTCGTCGAGTTAACGCTGATGGCGTTGCGGAGGTACCGGGGCCCCACCAGCTCATGGACGAAGACCTGCCGGGCGGGCTGGTCCAGCACGGTGACCAAACCGAGCACCAGGGCGATGACGTAGACGTGCCAGACCTCGATCCTCCCGGTGAGTGCGAGGGCCGCGAGCGCAGCGGCGAGGATGGCAGCGGCGGACTGGCACATGATGAGGATCCGGCGCTTGGCGAACCGGTCCGCGACCATTCCGCCCCACGGTCCCAGAAGCAGGGACGGCAGGAACTGAAGCGCCACCGTGAAGCCGACGGCGGTGACCGATCCGGAGAGCTGGAGCACCAGCCAGTCCTGGGCGATCCGCTGCATCCAGATGGCGATGACGGCAATGAAGTGGCCTGTGGCGAAGAGCCTGAAGTTGGGGACCCGGAGTGAGATGAAGGTGTGCCGCCACGGAAGGCGTTCACTGACGACGGCGACGGGCTGGGTGACGGTGGCCAGTGGCGGCGGTGGGGGTGTCACAGGGGTTCCTCAGGTGAGCGGGCCGGCGGGGATGTCCTCAACGCTATGGCGCACACTTCTAATTGTGGAAGACTATTGCTCCTATAACTATCATTGCTGAACGTAATGATGCCCGCCGTCGAGGAGGACGCAATGTTCGAACCGGCCCAGCTCCGATCGTTCCTCGCCGTCGCCGAAACGCTGAGCTTTACCAAGGCGGCAGAACGCTTGGGCCTGGCCCAGCCGACGGTAAGCCAGCACGTGCGCAAGCTCGAGCTTGCCGCCAAGCGGACGCTGATCAGCCGGGACACGAGGGACGTCAGGCTGACGGACAACGGCGATGCCATGGCAGGCTTCGCAAGGAGCATCCTCGCGGCCCACGACGCCGCCGCCCGCTATTTTTCCGGTTCGGCCATGCGCGGGCGCCTGCGCTTCGGCACCGCCGACGACCTCGCCATTACCGGCCTGCCGCGCATCCTGCGTGAGTTCCGGCAGATCTATCCGCAGATCAACCTCGAGCTCACGGTCGGCCAGAGTGACCAGCTGTACAAGCGCCTGAATTCCGGCCAGCTGGACCTCGTCTTCGTGAAATGGGTAGCCGGCGCCAAGGACGGCACCGTGGTCCAGCACGACACGTTCTCCTGGGTGGGCCTCGAACAGACCGCACTGGAGCCGGGCCATCCGGTGCCGCTCATCGCCTACCCGGCCCCGAGCCTGAGCCGCAAGCTTGCCATCGATGCCCTCGAATCCGTGGGCCGGACGTGGCGCATCACGTGTACCACCAAGCAGATCAGCGGGGTGCTGGCAGCCGTCCGCGCCGGCATCGGGGTGGCCGTGATGCCGTCCTCGCTGGTGCCCGAGGATCTGAAAATCATCACCCGGCGCTTCGAGCTGCCGCCGGTGGGGGATGTCGATTTCACACTGATCAGGAACCCTTTAGCGAACGCCGAGGTCATCGACGCCCTGACCCAGGCCATCATGGGAAGGACCCTGAAGAAGCCTGTTTAAGCCGGAAAATGATTGATAACGGTTCGCAGCTGTCTTATGCTGTGACTGTTGCGGTCATGCAGCGGCCGATAACACACAGGTTTCGATAACGAACATTGCCGGCAATGACGCCCGCGTGTTCGGGATAGGTACGCCGTGACCACAGCCGCAAACCCCCGCTATACCCGCCACTCCATGACCGTAGAGGCCGAATATGTCGGCCAGCCAAACTGCGAAAAGTGCGGAACAGACGAGTTCATCTACCTCGAATCCTTCGTGCCGCCCAAGCACCGCCAGGACGGCACCGTCCGGAAGCTGGGCGAAGTCGCGTACACCTGCACGCGCTGCGAGGACTTTTCCGCACACAGCGTTCCCGCGTCGTGGGCTCCACCCGGCTGGTATTTGGGTTAAGCAGCAACGGACAAACAGTTCGGGCGGGCACCTTGTGGTGCCCGCCCGTTCTATTGCCCCATTAGATCGCTGGATCAGCAGACCCCTAGATCAGTGAATCGGAGAGGTGGTTCGGCGTACCGAAACGGTGCGCTGTGATGCTGACAGCCTGCTCGTGCAGGAACGGCAGCATTTCAACACGGCCGGCCTCCGTCACCTCGTGGCCGTAGATGGCCAGGTCCGGGCGGCCGCCGGTCGCGTCGGCCAGGTCCGGGGCGGAGCCGCCGATCAGGCGGATGCGTCCGCCGGACAGCTTGTCCTCCGCGGCGAGACGGCCCACGGACGCCAGCCACGCGGCGTCGTCCTCCACCGTCACAGGGATGTCCAGCCCGGTGAGCACGGAACGCAGCTGGGCGGGAAGTTCGACGCCGGACGATACGGTGACCGGGGCACCGGCAAGTACGCCGGCGGCAACTGTCCGGACGAGCGCCCGGAGGGACTCGCCGTCGGAGAGCCGGACGGTGACCGGCAGCGCACGGTAGCGGAAGATGTTCCGCTCGGCGCTCAGGCCCGAGACGTCCTTGGCGGTGCCGAATTCGTCCGCCCAGGCGATGGCGTCGGAGCCCAGCGCACGCTGCAGGGCCTCGATGTCCGCAGCGTCGAGTTCGCCCTTCACGGCGTCCACGAGGCGCTGCACCCTGCGGTTGGCGATGCCCGCCGCAGCGCCCCGGGTGCTCTCGGTGCTGGTCCAGTCGCCGAGGCCGGCGAGGTAATTGGGGCCGCCTGCCTTGGTGCCGGCGCCAACCGCAGACTTCTTCCAGCCGCCGAACGGCTGGCGCTGCACGATGGCACCGGTGATGCCGCGGTTGATGTAGAGGTTGCCTGCCTGGATGGTGTCCAGCCAGAGTGCCAGCTCGTCGGTGTTGAGGGAGTGCAGGCCGGCGGTGAGGCCGTACTCGATCTGGTTCTGGATGGCGATTGCCTCTTCCAGGGTGTCCGCGGTCATGACGCCGAGGACGGGGCCGAAGAACTCGGTCAGGTGGAAGTAGGAGCCGCGCTTGACGCCGTAGCGCACGCCCGGGCTCCAGAGTCGGCCGGTGTCGTCGAGCTTGCGGGGCTCGACGGCCCAGTTCTCACCCTCGCCGAGGGTGGTCAGCGCGTTGAGCAGCTTGCCCTTGGCCGGTTCAATGATCGGACCCATCTGGCTGGTGGGGTCCTGCGGGTAGCCCACCTTGAGGGAGGTCACGGCGTCGATCAGCTGGTTGTGGAACCGCTTCGAGGTGGCCACGGAGCCCACCAGGATCACCAGCGAGGCCGCGGAGCACTTCTGTCCGGCGTGGCCGAAGGCTGAGTAGGCCACGTCCTTCGCGGCGAGGTCCAGGTCAGCGCTGGGGGTGACGATGATGGCGTTCTTGCCGCTGGTTTCGGCCAGCAGCGGCAGGTCCTTGCGGAACGAGCGGAACAGTTCGGCGGTCTCGTAGCCGCCGGTGAGGATGACGCGGTCCACGGCGGGGTGGGAGATCAGCTGCTGGCCGAGCTCGCGTTCACCCAGCTGCACCATGGTGAGCACGTCCCGCGGGACGCCCGCCTCCCACAGTGCCTCGATCATCACGGCGCCGCTGCGGCTGGCCTGCTTGGCGGGCTTGATCACGACGGCGGAGCCGGCGGCGAGTGCCGCCAGTGTGGAACCGGCGGGGATGGCCACCGGGAAGTTCCACGGCGGCGTGACCACGGTGAGCTTCGCGGGCACGAACGTGGCGCCGTCGACGTCGTCGAGCTTGCGGGCGGATTCGGCGTAGTAGTGGGCGAAGTCAACGGCCTCGCTGACCTCGGGGTCGCCCTGGTCGATGGTCTTGCCGGTCTCGCTGGCCATGACCTCGAGCAGCTCCGCGCGGCGGGCCTCGAGGACGTCGCCGGCGCGGTGCAGGATCTCGGCACGCTCGGCGCCGGACAGCGCACCCCAGGCCTTGCCCTTTTCCACGGCCGTGGCAATCACGGTGTTGAGCGTGTCCGCGTCCGCGATGGTGGCGGCTTCAACGGAGGCGTTGCCCAGGGTCGACGTCGGCACCCGGTCCAGGATGGCCCGGCCCCAGTCGCGGTTGGCGGGCAGGGACGGGTCCGTGTCCGGGGTGTTCCGGAAACCGGTGCGGGGCATCAGCTCTGCCGGGAGGCTGCGGTTCTGCTGGCGGTTGGGCGGCGGGACCTCGTCGTCGAGCTTTTCCAGGGAGGACAGGAAGCGCTGCTTTTCGCGCTCGAACAGCGCTTCGTTTTCACTGAGCTCGAAGACGGCGGACATGAAGTTTTCCTGGCTGGCGCCCTCTTCGAGGCGGCGGATCAGGTAGGCGATGGCGACGTCGAATTCGGCCGGGTGGACCACCGGCGTGTAGAGCAGCAGGGAGCCGACGTCCTTCTTGACCGCCTCGGCCTGTCCCTGCGCCATGCCCAGCAGCATCTCGAATTCGATGCCCGACTCGACGCCGCGCTGCTTGGCCAGCAGCCAGGCGAAGGCGATGTCGAACAGGTTGTGGCCGGCCACGCCGATGCGGATGTTGCCGATGCGGTCGGGGTGCAGCGAGTAGTTGATGACGCGCTTGTAGTTGGTGTCCGAGTCCTGCTTGGTGCCCCAGGTGGCCAGCGGCCAGTCGTGCAGCGAGGATTCCACCTGCTCCATCGGAAGGTTGGCGCCCTTGACCACGCGGACCTTGATGGCCGCGCCGCCATCGGCACGGCGGGCGGCGGCCCAGTCCTGCAGGCGGATCATGGCGGACAGGGCGTCCGGAAGGTAGGCCTGGAGCACGATGCCGGCTTCCAGGTTCTTGAACTCGGGCTTGTCCAGGATCCGGGTGAAGACCGCAATGGTCATGTCCAGGTCCTTGTACTCCTCCATGTCCAGGTTGATGAACTTGGCCTTGGGGAACGAGGCGGCCCGGGCGAAAAGCGGCGTGAGCTTCTCGACGACGTGCTCCACGGCCTCGTCGAAGGCCCAAGCCGAATGCGGGGCCACGGTGGATGACACCTTGATGGAGACGTAGTCCACATCCGGGCGGGCCAGCAGCGTGTGGGTTCCCTCGAGCCGGCGGGAGGCCTCGTGCTCGCCCAGCACAGCCTCGCCGAGCAGGTTCACGTTCAGCTTGATGCCGTCCTTGCGGATCTTGGCGATGGCGGGGCCCAGCTTGGAGTCGGTGGCGTCAACGATGAGGTGGCCCACCATTTCGCGCAGGACCTTGCGGGCCACCGGAATGACAACCTGCGGCAGGACCGGGGCCATGAGGCCGCCCATCTGGACAGCGCTGCGCATGTACCAGGGCAGGAAGGCGGGAACCTTCGGGGCGAGCGCGGCGAGGTTGCGGGCGGCCACGTGCAGGTCCTCGGGACGGACCACGCCGTCCACGAAGCCCACGGTGAAGTCCAGCCCGTTCGGGTCCTTGAGTACGCCGGCGAGCTGCTCGGCGGATGCGTCCACGGGAACCTTGCTGGCTTCGGTCAGCCAGCGGCGGACGAGGGCGATTGCGTCGGCGGCCAGAGCTGTCGCTTTTGCGACGTCGGACCCTTCCGAGGGGGTGGCGACGGCGCCGGTAACAGCGGCGTCCTTGCCTGCCTGCACGCGGTGATCCGTTGCGGTGTTGGTCATGGCTTTCCTCGTTCTTTCAGTGCGATTGGATCGTCTTATCCATCAGTATGGGCTTCCCTTCGCTTAAGATAAAGCGATCTTTGCTAAGCGATACACGTTAGAAAAACCGATCGTTCTGTATTTACATTGGGCACCCCAAAATGCTGCCCTTCCGGCCCCGGCGATCGCCCAGTTTCCGCCGCCTTCCCAGACCCGTCCTCAGCTTTCGCCGCTTGTTCGCGAACCCTTCCTCACCGGCATGAGGAAGGGTTGCGACAATTGCTGCAGTACGTGAGGAAGCGTTGCGTGTACGGCTGCAAGACGTGAGGAAGCGTTGCGTGTACGGCTGCAAGACGTGAGGACGCGTTGCGTGTACGGCTGCAGTACGTGAGGAAGGGTTGCGACAATTGCTGCAGTACGTGAGGAAGCGTTGCGTGTACGGCTGCAAGACGTGAGGAAGCGTGGCCAAAATCCCTGCAGGACGTGAGGAAGCGTCAGGAACCACAAACCCTCCCTCAGCTTTCGTCGCTTGTTCTCAAACGCGCCCTCAGCTTTTGTCGCCTCCTCCCAAACCCTCCCTCAGCTTTCGTCGCCAAACGACGAACCCTCCCGCACCTGAGAGGTGCGGGAGGGTTCGTCGGTATGGCGCCAAATGAAGGGAGCTACACGGGCGTGTGCATCTCCACGGCCTCGTCGTGCCGCGGGCTGTTCGGGTTCATTAGGGAGTGCCGCTTGCCGTAGCCGAAGTAGATCACCAGGCCAATCACGAGCCAGATGCCGAAGCGCAGCCATGTCTCCCAGTGCAGCTGGAACATCAGGAAGGCGGAGGCCAGGACACCGAACGCGGGGACCACCGGCATCAGCGGCAGGCGGAAGGTCCGCGGGGCCTCCGGCTTGGTGTAGCGGAAGATGATCACGGAAACGCACACCACTACGAATGCCGCGAGGATGCCGATGTTCGTGAGGTCAGCGACGGCCTTGATCGGGAACACGCCGGCCAGAAGCGCCGACGCAATGCCGCCGATCCAGGTCACGCGCTGCGGGGTTCCGTGCCGGTCCGTCTTCGAGAACCAGCCGGGGAGGAGTCCGTCGCGGCTCATGGAGAACCACACGCGGGTGACGCCGAGGAGGAACGTGAGCATCACGGTAAGGATGGACAGCACGGCGAAGACCGAGATGATGGTGGCGATGACAGGAAGGCCGACGCCTTGGAATGCCGAAGCGAATCCGGCGGCGGGATCAATGTCCTTGTAATTCTGCATGCCCGTGAGCACGAGGGTCGCGGCAACGTAGAGGAGCATGGCGATGATGAGCGACAGGACGATGGCCTTGGGCATGTGCTTCTTGCCGTCGGTTGCCTCTTCGGCGGCGGTACTCATGGCGTCGTAGCCGAACACGGCGAAGAACACGGTGGCCGAGCCGGCCAGGACGGGACCAAAGCCGCTAGGCATGAACGGGTTGAAGTTCTGGGTGTTGATGTAGAAGACGCCCAGCCCGATGATGAACAGGATCAAAACAACCTTGATGGCAACGGCAATCAGTTCAAACCGGCCGAAAGTCTTGGTGCCGCGCGAGAGGATCCAAGTAACCAGCAGACAAACCAGGATGGCGGGGAGGTTGATGATGCCGCCCTTGCCTTCGTCAGGGGTGGACGTCATCCACACGGGCATGTGGATCCCGATGCCGGACAGGAACGCGTCGAAGTAGCCGGAGATGCCGATGGCCACCACAGCCACGATCGCGATGTACTCCAGGAGCAGGTCCCAGCCGATGAACCAGCCGACGATTTCGCCCAGGGCCACATAGCCGTAGGTGTATGCCGAGCCGGCGCGCGGGATCATGCCGGCGAATTCTGCGTAGGACAGTGCCGCTGCGGCCGAAGCCAGGCCCGCGATCAGGAAGGAAATCAGCACCGCAGGTCCGACGCCCGGCGTGTCCGCGCTGCCGTGCGCCACGAGTCCGGCCAGCGAAAAGATGCCGACGCCGATGATGCCGCCGACGCCGATGGCGGTCAGCTGCCACAGTCCGAGGGACTTGAATAGGCCGCTGTGCTTGTTCTCTACTTCGATGTCGTCAATGGGCTTGCGCCTCAAGATTGACTGCGAGTGATCTGGTGTACTCATCGGGACTCCTGCGTAGGTGCGGCCCCATCATTTCGCCCTGTGATGGGGGTAACTCAATCTGTTTAGTATGCAAGCAGTGTTGCATTAGATAAAGTGCATACTTCTAACCAGTATTCGTAAGTCCAACTATTCATTTGTGCAACCCAAGGAACAGCCCATGCTTGATGTTCGCCGGTTGAGGCTGCTCCGCGAGCTGAAGATCCGGGGCACGCTTGCCGAGGTTGCCGCAGCTCTGCAGTACAGTCCTTCCTCAGTCTCCCAACAACTGGCCCTGCTTGAGAAGGAAGTTGGGGTGGAACTGCTCAGGAAAACTGGGCGCCGCGTGCAACTCACGCCGCAGGCCGAGGTTCTGGTGGCGCATACAGCCCACCTGTTGGAAACACTGGAACAGGCGGAGGCAGACCTGGCCGCATCACTGACCACGGTTTCGGGCACCGTGCGGATCGCCGTCTTCCAGTCCGCCGCACTGGCACTCATGCCGGACGCGCTGACCCGCCTCGCCGCTACCTACCCCGAAGTCCGGATCGAGATGACACAGCGCGAACCCGAGACGGCGCTGCATGAGACGTGGGCCCGGGACTTCGACCTGGTCATCGCCGAGCAGTATCCCGGCCATGCAGCGCCGCGCTACCCGGAGCTCGACCGCGTGCGCCTCACGAGTGACGCCATCCGCCTCGCAGTCCCGCCGCCCGCCGAGGGCAGGGCGGAAGTCGACTCACTCGCAGACACGGCAGAGATGCCGTGGGTGATGGAACCGCGCGGCGCGGCGTCGCGTCACTGGGCCGAGCAGGCATGCCGGAGTGCAGGCTTCGAGCCCGACGTCCGCTTTGAAACAGCAGACCTCCAGGCCCAGATCCGCCTGATCGAGTCCGGAAATGCCGTCGCCCTGATGCCGGACCTGGTGTGGACCGGCCGGGGCACCACGGCCCAGCTGCTGGATCTCCCCGGCAAGCCGAGGCGGACGGTGTTCACGTCGGTGCGGCGCTCCGGGGCGCAGCGCCCCGCCATCCTCGCGGCCCGCGAAATCCTTGCCTCCACCGCCGCCTCCATCGCGGCTGCCCAGGAAATCGACACTGGCGCGGACGCCTCCGGCGCCCCCGCGGCAACGCCGACAACGGCAGCAGCCACCGCAGCAGAAGGAGCAGCAGAAGGAGCAGCAGGAGCAGCAGGAGCAGCACAAGGAAGACCAGGAGGCGGAGAATCGGTGTAGCGGGGGTGTTCCCTGGCTCACAGCCAAGCGTTGACCCCGGCGTTAGACTGTTCACGTTATGAATCGCACAATGTTTAAGTCCAAGATCCACCGCGCCACCGTCACGCACGCGGACCTGCACTACGTGGGGTCGGTCACCGTAGACCTGGACCTGCTGGATGCTGCCGACATCATGCCCGGCGAGCTCGTGGCCATTGTCGACGTCACCAACGGCGCCCGCCTCGAGACCTACACCATCGCCGGCGAGCGCGGTTCCGGCGTCATCGGGATCAACGGCGCGGCCGCGCACCTGATGCACGAAAACGACATCGTCATTCTGATCACCTACGCCCAGATGACCACGGATGAGGCCAAGGCCTACACCCCCAAGGTGGTCCACGTGGACAAGGACAACAGGATTGTCCAGATCG
This window harbors:
- a CDS encoding MFS transporter, which produces MTPPPPPLATVTQPVAVVSERLPWRHTFISLRVPNFRLFATGHFIAVIAIWMQRIAQDWLVLQLSGSVTAVGFTVALQFLPSLLLGPWGGMVADRFAKRRILIMCQSAAAILAAALAALALTGRIEVWHVYVIALVLGLVTVLDQPARQVFVHELVGPRYLRNAISVNSTTFQLGGLIGPAIAGVLLTAVGAGWAFAANAAACCSTVAMLLLLRRDELFVSAPAPKSKGMLREGLRYALSKPTIYWPWLMVGFIAVFAMSLPVLLAAFADRVYGIGAGGYGMLNALVALGALTGAVASTRRRQLRLRSVVLAAGMYGLMLCLSAAVPTLPLFGAALVLSGFWCLMFLTASNQLVQTSSNMSIRGRVMSLYIMVLIGGQALGGPMIGFIAEHLDPHAGLLVAGGVPALAAATVAVVLARKGELTLKVDLRNRRGPLRVVRRAP
- a CDS encoding LysR family transcriptional regulator codes for the protein MFEPAQLRSFLAVAETLSFTKAAERLGLAQPTVSQHVRKLELAAKRTLISRDTRDVRLTDNGDAMAGFARSILAAHDAAARYFSGSAMRGRLRFGTADDLAITGLPRILREFRQIYPQINLELTVGQSDQLYKRLNSGQLDLVFVKWVAGAKDGTVVQHDTFSWVGLEQTALEPGHPVPLIAYPAPSLSRKLAIDALESVGRTWRITCTTKQISGVLAAVRAGIGVAVMPSSLVPEDLKIITRRFELPPVGDVDFTLIRNPLANAEVIDALTQAIMGRTLKKPV
- a CDS encoding bifunctional proline dehydrogenase/L-glutamate gamma-semialdehyde dehydrogenase, giving the protein MTNTATDHRVQAGKDAAVTGAVATPSEGSDVAKATALAADAIALVRRWLTEASKVPVDASAEQLAGVLKDPNGLDFTVGFVDGVVRPEDLHVAARNLAALAPKVPAFLPWYMRSAVQMGGLMAPVLPQVVIPVARKVLREMVGHLIVDATDSKLGPAIAKIRKDGIKLNVNLLGEAVLGEHEASRRLEGTHTLLARPDVDYVSIKVSSTVAPHSAWAFDEAVEHVVEKLTPLFARAASFPKAKFINLDMEEYKDLDMTIAVFTRILDKPEFKNLEAGIVLQAYLPDALSAMIRLQDWAAARRADGGAAIKVRVVKGANLPMEQVESSLHDWPLATWGTKQDSDTNYKRVINYSLHPDRIGNIRIGVAGHNLFDIAFAWLLAKQRGVESGIEFEMLLGMAQGQAEAVKKDVGSLLLYTPVVHPAEFDVAIAYLIRRLEEGASQENFMSAVFELSENEALFEREKQRFLSSLEKLDDEVPPPNRQQNRSLPAELMPRTGFRNTPDTDPSLPANRDWGRAILDRVPTSTLGNASVEAATIADADTLNTVIATAVEKGKAWGALSGAERAEILHRAGDVLEARRAELLEVMASETGKTIDQGDPEVSEAVDFAHYYAESARKLDDVDGATFVPAKLTVVTPPWNFPVAIPAGSTLAALAAGSAVVIKPAKQASRSGAVMIEALWEAGVPRDVLTMVQLGERELGQQLISHPAVDRVILTGGYETAELFRSFRKDLPLLAETSGKNAIIVTPSADLDLAAKDVAYSAFGHAGQKCSAASLVILVGSVATSKRFHNQLIDAVTSLKVGYPQDPTSQMGPIIEPAKGKLLNALTTLGEGENWAVEPRKLDDTGRLWSPGVRYGVKRGSYFHLTEFFGPVLGVMTADTLEEAIAIQNQIEYGLTAGLHSLNTDELALWLDTIQAGNLYINRGITGAIVQRQPFGGWKKSAVGAGTKAGGPNYLAGLGDWTSTESTRGAAAGIANRRVQRLVDAVKGELDAADIEALQRALGSDAIAWADEFGTAKDVSGLSAERNIFRYRALPVTVRLSDGESLRALVRTVAAGVLAGAPVTVSSGVELPAQLRSVLTGLDIPVTVEDDAAWLASVGRLAAEDKLSGGRIRLIGGSAPDLADATGGRPDLAIYGHEVTEAGRVEMLPFLHEQAVSITAHRFGTPNHLSDSLI
- a CDS encoding amino acid permease; amino-acid sequence: MSTPDHSQSILRRKPIDDIEVENKHSGLFKSLGLWQLTAIGVGGIIGVGIFSLAGLVAHGSADTPGVGPAVLISFLIAGLASAAAALSYAEFAGMIPRAGSAYTYGYVALGEIVGWFIGWDLLLEYIAIVAVVAIGISGYFDAFLSGIGIHMPVWMTSTPDEGKGGIINLPAILVCLLVTWILSRGTKTFGRFELIAVAIKVVLILFIIGLGVFYINTQNFNPFMPSGFGPVLAGSATVFFAVFGYDAMSTAAEEATDGKKHMPKAIVLSLIIAMLLYVAATLVLTGMQNYKDIDPAAGFASAFQGVGLPVIATIISVFAVLSILTVMLTFLLGVTRVWFSMSRDGLLPGWFSKTDRHGTPQRVTWIGGIASALLAGVFPIKAVADLTNIGILAAFVVVCVSVIIFRYTKPEAPRTFRLPLMPVVPAFGVLASAFLMFQLHWETWLRFGIWLVIGLVIYFGYGKRHSLMNPNSPRHDEAVEMHTPV
- a CDS encoding LysR substrate-binding domain-containing protein; translation: MLDVRRLRLLRELKIRGTLAEVAAALQYSPSSVSQQLALLEKEVGVELLRKTGRRVQLTPQAEVLVAHTAHLLETLEQAEADLAASLTTVSGTVRIAVFQSAALALMPDALTRLAATYPEVRIEMTQREPETALHETWARDFDLVIAEQYPGHAAPRYPELDRVRLTSDAIRLAVPPPAEGRAEVDSLADTAEMPWVMEPRGAASRHWAEQACRSAGFEPDVRFETADLQAQIRLIESGNAVALMPDLVWTGRGTTAQLLDLPGKPRRTVFTSVRRSGAQRPAILAAREILASTAASIAAAQEIDTGADASGAPAATPTTAAATAAEGAAEGAAGAAGAAQGRPGGGESV
- the panD gene encoding aspartate 1-decarboxylase; protein product: MNRTMFKSKIHRATVTHADLHYVGSVTVDLDLLDAADIMPGELVAIVDVTNGARLETYTIAGERGSGVIGINGAAAHLMHENDIVILITYAQMTTDEAKAYTPKVVHVDKDNRIVQIGNDPAEGHTTGLMRPPFALNNATCS